The Chloroflexota bacterium nucleotide sequence GGCTGGCAGGGCGTCTATGCGCGGTGGATCGGGGCCGGCTTCCCACCCCCATACGCCATCACCGTCAGCTTCTATCGCGACGGCGACGGCGCACACAAGGACATGCGCGAGATCTACGAGGCGGATGAGCCACGCAATCCGCCCCAGTACAAGGACGTCGATTCGCCGGTGACGCTCGGCGATGAGACGCTGGCGCAGGTCGGGACCGGCCAGAACGAGGGCCGGATCTGGATCTCGTGGCGGCGCGGCGGGACCGTCTACACGGTGTCGCAGAACGTCCCGCCCGGCGACACCGCCAGCTTCGACGAGCTGGCCCGGCTGGCCCAGATCGTGGACTCGCGAGCAGCCGCCAACCCCTGACACGAACGAGCTAAGCTGAGCAGCGCCACGCCGGCCGCCGCGTAGCTCGCGGCCGGTGTGGCAGGCGGGCCCCGCCGCGACCTACCGGCGGTCCTGGCGGTGCAGCTCGTGGCCGAGGATCGTCCGCAGGGCGACGAACGCTGCCGTCAGCCGCTGCGCCGAGGACAGCGGAACATACCGCCCGCCCTCGGTTCGGATGAACCCGTTCCGTTCGAGTTGTTCCAGCCGCATGGCGACCATCGCCGACGACTGCGCCTCCTCCGTCAGGACGGCTTCAGGCAGCGGCCCCTGGCGCAGGCGCAGGAGCATCGAGACGGTGACGCTGCTGATGACCAGCGTGAAGAGGAAGATGTACAGCTCGCTGAGGAAGGCGAACAGCGCCAGCCCGGCCACGACCTCCGACGAGATGCCGTAGAGCACCAGCAAGGCCAGGGCCAGCAGCACGCCGACCGCCCCTCCCCCGACCACGTACCGGATCACGTTGCTGATCGGCAGTGGCAGCCGTACCACCACGAGATGACACCCGATTGCCAGCAGGAACGCCCCCAGCGACAGCACGAGCCACATCTCGGCTACCCGGCCTTGACCTGGGTCCGCGTGTCGACCAGCGACCGCAACGCGCCGAGCGCCCGCGCCGCTGTCCGCCCGCGCGGCGTCAGCGAAACCTGCCCATCCACCACGGAGACGAGGCCGAGCCGCACCAGTGTGTCGGTGCGCCCGAGCTTCTTGCGCGAGCCGATCCCCTCAAGGTGCTGCATGTCGAGCGGCGAGCGGGTCGCATTGGACTCGACGACCGCCCGCACGATCTGGAGCGAGTAGCTGCCTTCCGTCAACGACCACACTTCGAGGAACGAGAGGCTGTAGATGCCGTGGAGCATCACGAGGCCCACGAGCACCGCGAACGAGACGCCGGAGGCTGGGACGAGCAGCCAGAGGCCCGCCACCACCAGGGTGAAGACCATCGCCGACGCGAGGTGGTACCGAAACGCGCCCCGTTCTGTCACGAAAGCACGGAAGCGCCGCAACACTACGAGATAGGCCAGCAGGTGCAGCAGCAGGTAGCCGACGCCCGCCAACCAGAGAGGCAACTGAGTCACGGCTGTCTGTCCCACATCGGCGACGATTGTATCAGGCATCCGGGCGAGGCCAGCCCACCATCACACGGCGCGCCCGGCCAGCAGCAGGCCGGCGGCAAGCGCGGCAGCCGCGTCGCCTGCCGAGGCGCGCCGGGCTGACAGGCGAGGCGCGCCGGGCTGACAGGCTAGCGGACCGATCGGCCATCAGCGGGGCGCGCACCTGTGTAGAACGCCCGGATCGCCTCCGCGACGTACGTCAACTCCTCGTCCGTCAGGGTGTGGTAGATCGGGATGGCCAGGATCTGCTCGGCCTGCCGCTCGGTGACGGGGAACGCGCCGGGCGCGTAGTCCAGCTCGGCGGCGACCGTCTGCAGGTGCATCGGGATCGCATAGTGGACCGCCGTGCCGATGCCACGCTCCTTCAAGTAGGCCTGGAGAGCGTCGCGGTCTTCAGCCAGGATCTTGAAGACCTGATAGACGGCCCGCTCATACGGCTCCTCGGCGGGCGTCCGCACCTGCGGGATATCGGCCAGGAGCGCACGGTACCGGCGGGCGTTGGCGCGCCGCTGCTCGGTCCACGCCTCCAGGTACTTGAGCTTGACCAGCAGCGCCGCCGCCTGGATCGTGTCGAGGCGCGAGTTCCCGCTCCAGACCACGGCGTCGTCTCGGGTCTTCAGCCCGAGGTTTCGCATGATCCTGACCTCTTCATACAGCGCGCGGTTGTCGGTCGTGAGGATGCCGCCGTCGCCAATGGCGCTCAGCGTCTTAAGCGGGTGCAAACTGAACGCCCCGGCCGCCCCGAACGCGCCCACGCGCGTGCCACGGTACTCGGCCAGGACCGCCTGGGCAGCATCCTCGACGACGGGAATCCCATGCTCGTCGGCGATCCGCATGATCTCATCCATGCGGGCCGCGCGCCCCGTGAGGTGGACGGGCACAATCGCCTTCGTCCGTGGGGTGATCGCGCGCAGCAGGCAGGCAGGGTCCATGTTGTAGTCGTCGCCCACGTCCACCAGGACCGGGCGCGCGCCGATCATCGCCGCGCAGCCGGCGCTGGCGATGAACGAGTTCGCGGCAGTGATGACCTCGTCGCCCGGGCCGACGCCGAGCGCCCGCAGGGCCAGGATCAGTGCATCGGTGCCCGAGTTCACCCCGACGGCGTACTGCACGCCGATGGCCTCGGCGAACTGGCGCTCCAGCTCGTCGACCTCGGCCCCGAGGACGAACATCCCGCTGTCGATGACGCGGCCCATCGCCTCCAGCAGCTCGCCCTTGATGGCGGCGTGCTGTGCGGCCAGGTTGACGAACGGCACTTGCATGGTCTTCACGCTGTTCACCACGGTCTACCTCTGGCCGGCGCGGGCAAACGTACGTCGCTCGGCGGGATGGAGTATATCCACGTCTCTACATGACGAAACAGGCCGGGCGCCTGAGTTACGAGCAGCCCCGCCCGCCGCCATCAACCTGGAGCAGGTCGCTCTGGTAGGCCGGTCCGCGCTTCTCTGTCGTCGATGGCTGCACGGTCACGAAGAGTGTCCCGGCGACGCCGTCTGGCACGACGAGCGGACCGGGCGCTGCCTGCTCGCGCAGCAGGCAGCTGACGCCAGATGGCTCGCGCAGGTACAGCCGCAGCATCGTCCCGGCCTCGGGCGTCTCCTTCTGATGCGCGTACCGATAGGTTACGTCGAGCGAGAGTCCCCCCGCCGTCTGGCGCGGCGTCACCAGCACGCGCGATGCGCCCGCTGCACCGGGCGCCGGCTTCAGGTACGGCGGGTAGACCCAGTCCAGCTCGACGATGGCCCAGCTTCCGGCCGGCGATGGATCGCGCGCGGTCACGCGGTACTGAAGGTACGGCTGCTCGGCACTGTCGGCGCGACGCACCAGCGGCAGGTCGTTGCAGGAGCCGCCATACCCCCGGAGGTCCTGCGCCCGGATCAGCGCATCGGCCAGCGACTGGTACCGCGTGCACAGGTAGTAGCGCGGCTCGCGGTAGGCCGAGTTGGTGGCCCGGTCCCGCAGCCAGACGTACGTTTGCAGCTCCTGGGCCACCCGGTAGCCGTCGTCGGTCAGCTCGATGCGCGCCTGCCCGATGGTCGCGTCGATGTACGCCCACTGGCCGGTGTAGGCAGCGGGCGGGGCCATGTACCGATTCCCGACGAATGACTGGCCGAGGTAGGGCGGCTCGGCCAGGGTTTTCAGGAAGGCAAAATGGGTCGGCGGCAGCAGCGTCAGATAGCCAAGCTGCACCTTGCCCCAGGCCACGACGCTCACGCCGCCCAGCCCTATCAGCGCCACCCCGAGGAGGCCCAATGTCACACTGGCCGGGAGACGTCTTCGACCGAGATCGGGCGGGCCGAGGTGATGGCGCAGCAGGCCCGCTGCCCCGGCGAGCGCTCGGCAGCCAGCCTGAACGGCGACAGACAAACCGATGGCCAGGGCCACATCTACCGCGAACACGAACAGTGGCGCGCCGCGCGAGAGGTAGCCGCTGATCACGTAGCCGGGCGAGAGCACGTAGGTGGCGTAGAGGGCAACATCGCCGAGCACGACGAACGAGAGCAGGCCGCCGAGGTGGCTTGCGCGGTCTCCTCCGAGGAGAGGGCGACTGCCGAACAGCACCAGCGCGGCGGCCAGCCCGGCGGCCGCCAGCAGCAGCGC carries:
- a CDS encoding DegT/DnrJ/EryC1/StrS family aminotransferase; translation: MNSVKTMQVPFVNLAAQHAAIKGELLEAMGRVIDSGMFVLGAEVDELERQFAEAIGVQYAVGVNSGTDALILALRALGVGPGDEVITAANSFIASAGCAAMIGARPVLVDVGDDYNMDPACLLRAITPRTKAIVPVHLTGRAARMDEIMRIADEHGIPVVEDAAQAVLAEYRGTRVGAFGAAGAFSLHPLKTLSAIGDGGILTTDNRALYEEVRIMRNLGLKTRDDAVVWSGNSRLDTIQAAALLVKLKYLEAWTEQRRANARRYRALLADIPQVRTPAEEPYERAVYQVFKILAEDRDALQAYLKERGIGTAVHYAIPMHLQTVAAELDYAPGAFPVTERQAEQILAIPIYHTLTDEELTYVAEAIRAFYTGARPADGRSVR